The following proteins come from a genomic window of Chiroxiphia lanceolata isolate bChiLan1 chromosome 28, bChiLan1.pri, whole genome shotgun sequence:
- the IDO2 gene encoding indoleamine 2,3-dioxygenase 2 isoform X2, with translation MTPLSEGKGGPPSLLHGNRDQCLLHDKALSATFTRVCSDPLAIGWPGLAPPKTRYIPAAGQAALAQHILPGQPGHSTPQAHGQHPAMEAGDGTEEPPLPLALSRFQVSEEFGFLLPDPLTELPEPYSPWMEVAHELPQLIASHRLRSRVHQMPQLSTRHLRGREELHLAHLVLSFITMGYVWQEGEEGTVQVLPRNLAVPYWEVSEALGLPPILSHADFVLANWRRKDPNGPLEIENLDPIITLPGGESLRGFVLVTLLVEKAAVPGIKAIVRALHAILQHDEETLQRALEELAGAIEAMREALRRMHDHVDPAVFYAVIRIFLSGWKDNPAMPAGLVYEGVSEEPLAFSGGSAAQSTVLHAFDELLGIRHSQDTASFLHRMRNYMPPPHRAFVEEIQRGPSLRQHVLSRGDGRLRGAFNRCVSALTDFRSYHITVVTKYVAVAAAKARAGRAEPGARAGPALGKAPSALEAKGTGGSHIFSFLKSIRDTTREGMISA, from the exons ATGACACCCCTTAGCGAGGGCAAGGGAGGTCCCCCAAGCCTTCTCCATGGGAACAGAGATCAGTGTTTGCTCCATGACAAAGCCTTATCTGCAACCTTTACCCGTGTTTGCTCAGACCCTCTGGCCATTGGGTGGCCGGGCCTGGCTCCCCCCAAGACAAGGTacattcctgctgcaggacaggcGGCGCTGGCTCAGCAC ATCCTGCCAGGGCAGCCAGGCCACAGCACACCCCAAGCCCACGGCCAGCACCCAGCGATGGAGGCTGGCGATGGCACAGAGGAGCCCCCGCTGCCCCTGGCACTGAGCAGGTTCCAGGTCTCCGAGGAGTTCGGCTTCCTGCTTCCTGATCCTCTG ACAGAGCTGCCAGAGCCCTACAGCCCCTGGATGGAGGTTGCCCACGAGCTGCCCCAGCTGATCGCCAGCCACCGGCTCCGCTCCCGCGTTCACCAG ATGCCGCAGCTGAGCACCCGGCACCTCCGAGGACGTGAGGAGCTGCACTTGGCACACCTGGTGCTCAGCTTCATCACCATGGGCTACGTCTGGCAGGAGGGCGAGGAGGGCACTGTGCAG GTCCTGCCCCGAAACCTCGCCGTCCCCTACTGGGAGGTCTCCGAGGCCCTGGGCCTCCCGCCCATCCTCAGCCACGCAGACTTTGTGTTGGCCAACTGGAGGAGGAAGGACCCCAACGG GCCTCTGGAAATCGA GAACCTGGACCCCATCATCACCCTGCCCGGGGGAGAGAGCCTGCGGGGCTTCGTCCTCGTCACCCTCCTGGTTGAGAAAGCAGCTGTGCCTGGTATCAAG GCAATCGTCAGGGCCCTTCATGCCATCCTGCAGCACGATGaggagaccctgcagagagccctggaggagctggcaggggcCATCGAGGCCATGAGGGAGGCACTGAGGCGGATGCACG ACCACGTGGATCCTGCAGTGTTCTATGCTGTGATCCGCATCTTTCTCTCTGG CTGGAAGGACAATCCTGCCATGCCGGCCGGGCTGGTCTATGAGGGGGTGTCCGAGGAGCCCCTGGCGTTCTCGGGGGGCAGCGCAGCTCAGAGCACGGTCCTGCACGCCTTCGATGAGCTGCTGGGGATCCGCCACAGCCAGGACACCG CCTCCTTCCTGCACAGGATGAGGAACTACATGCCCCCGCCCCACAGAGCCTTCGTGGAGGAGATCCAGCGTGGCCCGTCCCTGAGGCAGCACGTGCTGTCCCGCGGGGACGGGCGGCTCCGCGGGGCCTTCAACCGCTGCGTGTCTGCACTGACAGACTTCAGGTCCTACCACATCACCGTGGTCACCAAGTACGTGGCCGTGGCGGCGGCCAAAGCCAGGGCCGGGCGGGCAGAGCCCGGTgccagggctggccctgccctggggaaggCCCCGTCTGCGCTGGAGGCCAAAGGCACGGGCGGGTCCCACATCTTCAGCTTCCTCAAGAGCATCAGGGACACCACCAGGGAGGGGATGATAAGTGCCTGA
- the IDO2 gene encoding indoleamine 2,3-dioxygenase 2 isoform X1 codes for MGTEISVCSMTKPYLQPLPVFAQTLWPLGGRAWLPPRQGTFLLQDRRRWLSTSCRGSQATAHPEPTAQHILPGQPGHSTPQAHGQHPAMEAGDGTEEPPLPLALSRFQVSEEFGFLLPDPLTELPEPYSPWMEVAHELPQLIASHRLRSRVHQMPQLSTRHLRGREELHLAHLVLSFITMGYVWQEGEEGTVQVLPRNLAVPYWEVSEALGLPPILSHADFVLANWRRKDPNGPLEIENLDPIITLPGGESLRGFVLVTLLVEKAAVPGIKAIVRALHAILQHDEETLQRALEELAGAIEAMREALRRMHDHVDPAVFYAVIRIFLSGWKDNPAMPAGLVYEGVSEEPLAFSGGSAAQSTVLHAFDELLGIRHSQDTASFLHRMRNYMPPPHRAFVEEIQRGPSLRQHVLSRGDGRLRGAFNRCVSALTDFRSYHITVVTKYVAVAAAKARAGRAEPGARAGPALGKAPSALEAKGTGGSHIFSFLKSIRDTTREGMISA; via the exons ATGGGAACAGAGATCAGTGTTTGCTCCATGACAAAGCCTTATCTGCAACCTTTACCCGTGTTTGCTCAGACCCTCTGGCCATTGGGTGGCCGGGCCTGGCTCCCCCCAAGACAAGGTacattcctgctgcaggacaggcGGCGCTGGCTCAGCACATCCTGCCGGGGCAGCCAGGCCACAGCACACCCCGAGCCCACGGCCCAGCACATCCTGCCAGGGCAGCCAGGCCACAGCACACCCCAAGCCCACGGCCAGCACCCAGCGATGGAGGCTGGCGATGGCACAGAGGAGCCCCCGCTGCCCCTGGCACTGAGCAGGTTCCAGGTCTCCGAGGAGTTCGGCTTCCTGCTTCCTGATCCTCTG ACAGAGCTGCCAGAGCCCTACAGCCCCTGGATGGAGGTTGCCCACGAGCTGCCCCAGCTGATCGCCAGCCACCGGCTCCGCTCCCGCGTTCACCAG ATGCCGCAGCTGAGCACCCGGCACCTCCGAGGACGTGAGGAGCTGCACTTGGCACACCTGGTGCTCAGCTTCATCACCATGGGCTACGTCTGGCAGGAGGGCGAGGAGGGCACTGTGCAG GTCCTGCCCCGAAACCTCGCCGTCCCCTACTGGGAGGTCTCCGAGGCCCTGGGCCTCCCGCCCATCCTCAGCCACGCAGACTTTGTGTTGGCCAACTGGAGGAGGAAGGACCCCAACGG GCCTCTGGAAATCGA GAACCTGGACCCCATCATCACCCTGCCCGGGGGAGAGAGCCTGCGGGGCTTCGTCCTCGTCACCCTCCTGGTTGAGAAAGCAGCTGTGCCTGGTATCAAG GCAATCGTCAGGGCCCTTCATGCCATCCTGCAGCACGATGaggagaccctgcagagagccctggaggagctggcaggggcCATCGAGGCCATGAGGGAGGCACTGAGGCGGATGCACG ACCACGTGGATCCTGCAGTGTTCTATGCTGTGATCCGCATCTTTCTCTCTGG CTGGAAGGACAATCCTGCCATGCCGGCCGGGCTGGTCTATGAGGGGGTGTCCGAGGAGCCCCTGGCGTTCTCGGGGGGCAGCGCAGCTCAGAGCACGGTCCTGCACGCCTTCGATGAGCTGCTGGGGATCCGCCACAGCCAGGACACCG CCTCCTTCCTGCACAGGATGAGGAACTACATGCCCCCGCCCCACAGAGCCTTCGTGGAGGAGATCCAGCGTGGCCCGTCCCTGAGGCAGCACGTGCTGTCCCGCGGGGACGGGCGGCTCCGCGGGGCCTTCAACCGCTGCGTGTCTGCACTGACAGACTTCAGGTCCTACCACATCACCGTGGTCACCAAGTACGTGGCCGTGGCGGCGGCCAAAGCCAGGGCCGGGCGGGCAGAGCCCGGTgccagggctggccctgccctggggaaggCCCCGTCTGCGCTGGAGGCCAAAGGCACGGGCGGGTCCCACATCTTCAGCTTCCTCAAGAGCATCAGGGACACCACCAGGGAGGGGATGATAAGTGCCTGA